The following proteins are co-located in the Acidimicrobiales bacterium genome:
- a CDS encoding alpha-ketoacid dehydrogenase subunit beta, with translation MSTEMNMLEAINHTLHQEMERSDRVMVLGEDVARNGGVFRATEGLADRFGSDRVVDTPLAEAVIIGTSVGLAAAGQIPVAEIQFLGFAYQAMHQIAGQAARLRYRTRGRFEGQITIRSPFGGGVRTPELHSDSILSQFANVPGLKIVAPASAADAKGLLASAIRDPDPVLFLEPLRGYRMIKDQVPEGEHLVEIGKARTVVEGSDVAIIAWSYMVDVARRAAAELATEGISAKVVDLRSIVPFDVEAIAEAVAQCGRVVVVQEAPETNGFASEVIATINDTAFYDLEAPVARVSGWDTPYPVGQLEDFYVPDVSRVVAATKRVVEAP, from the coding sequence ATGAGCACCGAGATGAACATGCTCGAGGCCATCAACCACACGCTGCACCAAGAGATGGAACGCAGCGACCGGGTGATGGTTCTGGGTGAGGACGTTGCCCGCAACGGCGGCGTCTTCCGAGCAACCGAAGGCCTCGCCGACCGTTTCGGCTCCGACCGGGTGGTCGACACACCGCTGGCCGAAGCGGTGATCATCGGCACATCGGTCGGACTGGCCGCTGCCGGACAGATACCGGTGGCGGAGATCCAGTTCCTGGGGTTCGCCTATCAAGCCATGCATCAGATCGCCGGCCAGGCGGCTCGCCTCCGATACCGCACCCGCGGACGATTCGAGGGGCAGATCACCATTAGGTCGCCTTTCGGTGGCGGCGTGCGCACCCCCGAGTTGCACAGCGATTCGATTCTCAGCCAGTTCGCCAACGTGCCCGGCCTGAAGATCGTGGCGCCGGCAAGCGCCGCCGACGCCAAGGGCCTGCTGGCCAGCGCAATCCGTGACCCAGATCCTGTGCTGTTCCTAGAACCGCTCCGTGGCTATCGGATGATCAAGGATCAGGTCCCAGAGGGCGAACACCTGGTCGAGATCGGCAAGGCGCGCACCGTCGTCGAAGGTTCCGACGTTGCCATAATCGCCTGGAGCTACATGGTCGATGTCGCCAGACGAGCGGCGGCGGAGTTGGCCACCGAAGGCATCTCGGCCAAGGTCGTGGACCTTCGCTCGATCGTTCCCTTCGACGTCGAGGCGATCGCTGAAGCAGTGGCACAGTGCGGCCGGGTGGTGGTGGTTCAAGAAGCCCCCGAGACCAACGGTTTCGCATCCGAGGTCATCGCCACCATCAACGACACGGCGTTCTACGACCTCGAAGCGCCCGTCGCGCGAGTGTCTGGCTGGGATACGCCATATCCGGTGGGCCAGCTCGAGGACTTCTACGTGCCCGATGTGAGCCGAGTGGTGGCCGCCACCAAACGGGTCGTCGAAGCGCCATGA
- a CDS encoding dihydrolipoamide acetyltransferase family protein, with protein MTEFRLPDVGEGLEQAEILEWLVAVGETVERDQPLVEILTDKSQTQLPSPVRGTVVALGAQVGDIVEVGSVLVTYEATDASNSAAAQPSEPSSPTDAPEKAPPTQPTTSTTGRAKASPAVRKRALAAGVDLATVEATGPGGRVTADDLDAHLAARSRPIAQRPAPSVVVRAPATPGQLGQAEPGVVPLRGIRRVTALAMERSWQIPHIHGNDEFDATALLDARRALRDRHGDAAAALTPLAFFVAAVAEALRAFPAVNSSIDTEAETITVHAEVNIGIAVAAPQGLLVPVLAGADALSLLQIASEIVRLTSAARDGSISTSDLHGGTCTITNYGSLGGRSATPIIRAPEAAIVGFGSIRPRPIVVDGQVVARPTLPIAVGADHRLIDGDLMTAFQERIIANLSNPIVMVAI; from the coding sequence ATGACCGAGTTCAGATTGCCCGACGTAGGCGAGGGGCTCGAACAGGCAGAAATCCTCGAATGGTTGGTGGCTGTGGGCGAAACCGTCGAGCGCGACCAGCCGTTGGTCGAGATCCTCACCGACAAGAGCCAGACCCAGCTGCCCTCACCGGTCAGGGGCACGGTCGTTGCTCTGGGAGCCCAGGTCGGCGACATCGTCGAGGTCGGCAGCGTGCTCGTCACCTACGAAGCCACCGACGCATCGAACTCTGCGGCTGCACAACCCTCTGAACCGTCGTCGCCAACGGACGCGCCCGAAAAGGCGCCACCGACCCAACCCACGACCAGCACAACCGGGCGGGCGAAGGCCTCTCCGGCCGTGCGCAAGCGGGCCCTGGCGGCAGGTGTCGACCTTGCGACGGTCGAAGCCACCGGGCCCGGCGGCCGGGTCACGGCAGACGACCTCGATGCCCACCTGGCCGCTCGCAGCAGGCCTATCGCTCAACGGCCCGCTCCCAGCGTGGTGGTCCGCGCCCCCGCAACGCCGGGCCAGCTGGGCCAGGCCGAACCCGGTGTTGTGCCGCTGCGCGGCATCAGGCGGGTCACCGCTCTGGCAATGGAACGCTCTTGGCAGATACCCCACATCCACGGCAACGACGAGTTCGACGCCACCGCCTTGCTCGATGCCCGTCGGGCCCTCCGGGACAGGCATGGTGATGCCGCCGCGGCTCTGACTCCCCTGGCCTTCTTCGTTGCCGCGGTGGCCGAAGCGCTCAGAGCATTTCCCGCCGTCAACTCATCGATCGACACCGAGGCCGAAACGATCACCGTGCACGCCGAGGTCAACATAGGTATCGCCGTCGCGGCTCCACAGGGATTGCTGGTTCCGGTGTTGGCTGGTGCAGACGCCCTGAGCTTGTTGCAGATCGCATCCGAGATAGTGCGCCTCACATCGGCCGCTCGCGACGGTTCGATATCGACCTCTGACCTGCACGGCGGCACCTGCACCATCACCAACTACGGCAGTCTGGGTGGTCGAAGCGCAACCCCGATCATCCGCGCGCCCGAGGCAGCCATCGTCGGGTTCGGTTCGATCCGCCCCCGGCCGATCGTGGTCGACGGCCAGGTCGTGGCCAGGCCAACACTGCCCATCGCTGTCGGCGCAGATCACCGCCTGATCGACGGAGATCTCATGACTGCGTTCCAAGAGCGCATCATCGCCAACCTCAGCAACCCGATCGTGATGGTAGCGATTTGA
- the lpdA gene encoding dihydrolipoyl dehydrogenase produces MVVGEVAERFDVAVIGAGPGGYTAAIRCAQAGRSVVLIERGSIGGTCLNVGCIPSKVLIHAAELAYRANTSDGTGVAISATIDAEQMRAHRHSVVDGLTSGVSHLLDNAGVVRWQGTAHFARRNRIVVEAGEGSPRHVEFTDAIIATGSRPVELDGLAFDHPLITDSTGALELDHIPADLAIVGAGYIGVELGTAYAKLGSRVTIIEAADRVLPLMDKRQSSLVARRMKELGVTVKTSSLASRLEGEQLVITSGESSEKVAFDLIVVAVGRRPNTEGLGLGVVGAQLTESGHIRVDAARRASDHIYAIGDVTAGPALAHKATAEAAVAAASIAGQPAAFDPAAIPEVVFCDPELVSVGLSAASAAAAGIEVNTFRFPFSAGSRSATLDDRNGFVTLLADTQGTIVGAQMAGAGVSELAGEVAHAIEMASTIDELADTIHPHPTMSEAIMEAALGLAGRPLHVTRG; encoded by the coding sequence ATGGTCGTAGGAGAGGTGGCCGAACGGTTCGACGTCGCGGTCATCGGCGCAGGGCCGGGCGGCTACACAGCTGCCATCAGGTGCGCCCAGGCCGGCCGCTCGGTGGTGCTCATCGAACGAGGCAGCATCGGCGGAACGTGCCTCAACGTGGGCTGCATACCGTCGAAGGTGCTCATCCATGCCGCAGAGTTGGCCTATCGAGCCAACACTTCCGACGGCACCGGGGTCGCGATATCGGCCACCATCGACGCCGAGCAGATGAGGGCGCACCGCCACAGCGTCGTCGACGGCCTCACCAGCGGCGTCTCGCACCTTCTCGACAACGCCGGGGTGGTGCGGTGGCAAGGGACCGCACACTTCGCCCGCCGCAACCGAATCGTGGTCGAGGCCGGCGAGGGTTCGCCCCGCCATGTCGAGTTCACAGACGCCATCATCGCAACGGGTTCTCGGCCGGTCGAGCTGGACGGTCTGGCGTTCGACCATCCCCTGATCACCGACTCGACCGGCGCCCTCGAACTCGACCACATCCCTGCTGACCTTGCAATCGTCGGTGCTGGCTACATAGGTGTCGAGCTGGGCACCGCATACGCCAAGCTCGGATCTCGCGTCACCATCATCGAGGCCGCCGATCGTGTGCTGCCGCTGATGGACAAGCGCCAGTCGTCCCTGGTCGCCCGCCGCATGAAAGAGCTCGGGGTCACGGTCAAGACGTCGTCGTTGGCGTCTCGCCTCGAAGGCGAACAGCTGGTGATCACCTCGGGTGAGTCGTCTGAAAAGGTGGCCTTCGATCTGATCGTTGTGGCCGTCGGAAGACGACCGAACACCGAGGGGCTTGGCCTTGGTGTGGTGGGCGCCCAGCTGACCGAGTCCGGACACATCCGCGTCGACGCGGCCCGACGCGCCTCAGATCACATCTACGCAATAGGCGACGTCACCGCCGGCCCGGCGCTGGCGCACAAAGCCACGGCCGAAGCGGCCGTCGCAGCGGCGTCGATCGCAGGTCAGCCCGCAGCGTTCGACCCCGCTGCAATACCCGAGGTGGTGTTCTGCGACCCCGAGCTGGTGTCGGTGGGTCTCAGCGCAGCTTCGGCGGCAGCGGCCGGTATCGAGGTCAACACCTTCCGGTTCCCCTTCTCGGCCGGTTCACGCTCGGCGACCCTCGACGACCGCAACGGGTTCGTCACCCTGCTGGCCGACACCCAGGGCACCATCGTCGGCGCCCAGATGGCTGGAGCGGGCGTCAGCGAGCTGGCAGGCGAGGTTGCACACGCCATCGAGATGGCATCAACAATCGACGAGCTGGCAGACACCATTCACCCCCATCCGACCATGTCTGAGGCGATCATGGAGGCGGCGTTGGGTTTGGCCGGCCGCCCACTGCACGTCACAAGGGGATGA
- a CDS encoding TrkA C-terminal domain-containing protein — protein MDDKPRNVKTLLAEAKDTSELMVDLAYAAVYFGDDGMADAVDDLEETMSEIVAEMRAIALVAVRNRREAEAMTSVLHIVAAIERIANDAVDISRIVTRNLGIPAVLIADLARAAEVSHRLVVRAGSHLANRPLSDMELPVVVGMRVVAIQRGRRWNTDVDGDTIVEPDDVLFMRGEPAGIVRLRELAAAPRWEPPALEDPTSLTDLDRAVDTLVEMKNLSETAVGLAYSCLVLRDKALAREVKSLEDRLDEMKASLQTWVLRAGQENLDPSPLRGLLHLAEAAEDIGDQALEMVAVVLDERDLHPIVTLALGDADEVVVSMPVAPGSEADGSALGSLGLNLDPGFHVLAIRRGATYLYNPRKYVVLHAGDEVLASGPEEGQERLAGRFGYMLVEDDETGVDELIPL, from the coding sequence ATGGATGACAAACCGAGAAACGTCAAGACGCTCTTGGCCGAGGCCAAGGACACCTCAGAGCTGATGGTCGACCTGGCCTATGCGGCGGTCTACTTCGGCGACGATGGCATGGCTGACGCTGTCGACGATCTCGAGGAGACCATGTCCGAGATCGTGGCCGAGATGAGGGCCATCGCCCTGGTCGCCGTGCGCAACCGCCGTGAGGCCGAAGCGATGACTTCGGTGCTTCACATCGTTGCCGCGATAGAACGCATCGCCAACGACGCGGTCGACATCAGCCGCATCGTCACCCGCAACCTGGGCATCCCCGCCGTTCTGATAGCCGATCTGGCACGTGCCGCCGAGGTCTCGCACCGACTGGTGGTTCGGGCCGGAAGTCATCTGGCGAACCGTCCTCTGTCCGACATGGAGTTGCCGGTGGTGGTCGGGATGAGGGTGGTTGCCATTCAGCGCGGCCGCCGCTGGAACACCGACGTCGATGGCGACACCATCGTCGAACCCGACGACGTGCTGTTCATGCGCGGTGAGCCGGCCGGCATAGTTCGGCTTCGCGAGTTGGCCGCCGCGCCCAGGTGGGAGCCTCCTGCACTGGAAGACCCCACCTCGCTGACCGACCTGGACCGTGCCGTCGACACCCTGGTCGAGATGAAGAACCTGTCCGAGACGGCGGTGGGCCTGGCGTACTCGTGCCTGGTGCTTCGCGACAAGGCCCTGGCACGCGAGGTCAAGTCGCTCGAGGATCGGCTCGACGAGATGAAGGCGTCGTTGCAGACATGGGTGCTGCGAGCGGGCCAGGAAAACCTCGATCCGTCGCCGCTGCGGGGCCTGCTGCACCTGGCAGAGGCGGCCGAAGACATCGGCGACCAGGCACTCGAGATGGTGGCCGTGGTTCTGGACGAACGCGACCTGCACCCAATCGTCACGCTGGCCCTGGGCGACGCCGACGAGGTGGTCGTGTCCATGCCGGTGGCTCCAGGCAGCGAGGCCGATGGCTCTGCCCTGGGTTCGCTGGGCCTCAACCTCGACCCGGGGTTTCACGTCTTGGCCATCCGGCGTGGAGCCACCTATCTGTACAACCCTCGCAAGTACGTGGTTCTGCACGCCGGCGACGAGGTCCTGGCGTCTGGTCCCGAGGAGGGTCAAGAGCGCCTGGCCGGACGGTTCGGCTACATGCTGGTCGAGGACGACGAGACCGGGGTCGACGAACTCATCCCCTTGTGA
- a CDS encoding magnesium transporter, protein MRSRLPAVWHVLGADTTAVAQSLSALTISSVTAVGAGLALSAMTGTLAEIPGLLVLVPAAIGMRGNIFGALGSRLATAIHTGSFAISRRVDTVVGQNVVGALLLSGSIAIVLAGLARVAAAAFGLASAPVADLVVVSFVGASLSSLVVLVFTLALASASVSRNWDLDNVNAPLVSAVGDVVTLPALFVGAQLVGIELFTPGFAVVALVASAAAFVLVVRSQLALLAEIVRESLPVLVLAGVLVTIAGVAIEHRFEAFEEQPALLILVPAALSGAGAIGGILASQLSSKLHLGVIDTARFPQPAARRDIAVAGAIAVPVFVLNGVLAEVASILGNRPGPGLVDMVAISLTGGLLATCAVVIIAYYGAVAAVRFGVDPDTYGIPIVTSVVDLVGAWALVFAIATWGAG, encoded by the coding sequence ATGCGCAGCCGTCTCCCTGCCGTTTGGCATGTCCTGGGAGCCGACACGACCGCGGTCGCGCAGAGCCTGAGCGCCCTGACCATCTCGTCGGTTACCGCCGTCGGGGCCGGTCTGGCGTTGTCTGCAATGACCGGCACCCTCGCCGAGATACCTGGCCTGTTGGTGCTGGTGCCCGCGGCCATCGGCATGCGAGGCAACATCTTCGGCGCCCTCGGAAGTCGGCTGGCGACAGCCATTCACACCGGCTCGTTCGCCATTTCGCGCCGTGTCGACACGGTGGTCGGACAGAACGTTGTGGGCGCCCTGCTGCTGTCCGGGTCGATAGCCATAGTGCTGGCCGGGCTGGCGAGGGTTGCCGCGGCAGCGTTCGGTTTGGCCTCGGCACCGGTGGCCGACCTGGTGGTCGTGTCGTTCGTGGGGGCGTCGCTGTCTTCGCTGGTGGTCTTGGTGTTCACGCTGGCGCTTGCCAGCGCATCCGTCTCGCGCAACTGGGATCTCGACAACGTCAACGCGCCGCTGGTGTCGGCGGTCGGCGACGTCGTGACGTTGCCGGCCCTGTTCGTCGGCGCCCAACTCGTAGGAATCGAGCTCTTCACGCCCGGGTTCGCTGTGGTGGCTCTGGTCGCCAGTGCAGCCGCGTTCGTCCTGGTCGTTCGATCTCAGCTGGCGCTGCTGGCCGAGATCGTCCGCGAATCGTTGCCGGTCCTGGTGCTAGCAGGCGTGTTGGTGACCATCGCTGGGGTGGCGATCGAGCACCGCTTCGAGGCCTTCGAAGAGCAGCCCGCGCTGTTGATACTGGTTCCGGCCGCCCTCAGCGGCGCAGGCGCCATAGGCGGCATCCTGGCCAGCCAGCTTTCGAGCAAGCTGCACCTCGGTGTCATCGACACCGCACGGTTCCCGCAGCCCGCCGCACGCCGCGACATAGCGGTGGCCGGCGCTATCGCGGTGCCCGTGTTCGTGCTCAACGGGGTGCTGGCCGAGGTGGCGTCGATTCTGGGCAACCGGCCCGGCCCCGGCCTTGTGGACATGGTGGCCATCTCGTTGACCGGCGGCCTGCTGGCCACGTGCGCCGTGGTGATAATCGCGTACTACGGCGCCGTTGCCGCGGTTCGTTTCGGGGTCGATCCAGACACCTACGGAATTCCCATAGTCACCAGCGTCGTCGACCTCGTGGGCGCGTGGGCGCTGGTGTTCGCGATTGCGACATGGGGCGCGGGATGA
- a CDS encoding YbhB/YbcL family Raf kinase inhibitor-like protein, translating to MLKTIALVGFSLAVLVGCSDGNPLREPGTGGATARPIVLDTEPPAVFEPDSGFALASYAFEPGGQIPPVYTRRDGDDLSPPLAWTGAPPEAVELALVVTDPNASGFVHWAIWGLDPLAAGLDTGQVPADARQALNDFGEIGYAGPAPPDGDDPHLYLFKLLALGRDSLDIEPGGDGYQTLQELEARAIAVTELFAYYP from the coding sequence GTGCTCAAAACGATCGCATTGGTCGGATTCTCGCTGGCTGTCCTGGTGGGGTGCTCCGACGGAAACCCATTGAGAGAGCCCGGAACCGGAGGCGCAACCGCACGGCCAATCGTTCTCGATACCGAGCCCCCCGCCGTGTTCGAACCCGACTCGGGATTCGCCCTGGCCAGCTATGCGTTCGAACCCGGCGGTCAGATACCGCCCGTCTACACCAGGAGAGACGGCGACGACCTGTCACCACCCCTGGCGTGGACGGGGGCTCCACCAGAAGCCGTCGAGCTGGCACTGGTGGTGACAGACCCCAACGCCAGCGGCTTCGTGCATTGGGCCATCTGGGGACTAGACCCCCTCGCCGCCGGCCTCGACACCGGCCAGGTGCCTGCCGATGCTAGGCAAGCGCTGAACGATTTCGGCGAGATCGGTTATGCGGGGCCCGCCCCGCCAGACGGCGACGACCCTCACCTCTACTTGTTCAAGCTTCTGGCGCTGGGCCGAGATTCGCTCGACATCGAGCCAGGCGGAGACGGCTACCAGACGTTGCAAGAGCTCGAAGCCAGGGCGATCGCGGTCACCGAGCTGTTCGCCTATTACCCCTGA
- a CDS encoding histone deacetylase encodes MTADLAIVTHPLSIQHDTGDWHPESVRRIQALAGLGTAPEHSAHTVQLTANEAGTEDLVRVHSPRLIERLNELNREGGGPIDADTLMSAHSLEAALGAAGAGITAVEAIDRGTARNAYIVVRPPGHHATAVQAMGFCLFNNIAVTAAYLRKQGQRVAIIDWDVHHGNGTQDIFWNDPDVLFVSLHEAGIYPGSGWLHELGGPQAPGTTINVAMPAHATGDVYRHAFDTLVADAVDWFGPDWILVSAGYDAHRSDPLANVDLTAGDFATFTDRVLQMSDGRQTVMFVEGGYDLRALVDSANATVDRLVGVESHREAPSEGGPGADIVDQTRLVWEGAVAS; translated from the coding sequence ATGACAGCCGATCTGGCCATCGTCACGCATCCACTCTCGATACAGCACGACACCGGCGACTGGCACCCCGAGTCGGTTCGCCGCATCCAGGCCCTGGCCGGCCTGGGAACGGCACCAGAGCATTCGGCTCACACGGTTCAGCTGACCGCCAACGAGGCCGGCACCGAGGATCTGGTCAGGGTCCACTCGCCGCGTCTGATCGAGCGGTTGAACGAGCTGAACCGAGAGGGCGGAGGCCCAATCGACGCAGACACGCTGATGTCTGCTCATTCACTCGAGGCCGCCCTCGGCGCCGCAGGTGCAGGTATCACGGCGGTGGAGGCCATCGACAGAGGTACCGCACGCAACGCATACATCGTGGTGCGCCCGCCCGGCCACCACGCAACAGCCGTTCAGGCCATGGGCTTTTGCCTCTTCAACAACATCGCCGTCACCGCCGCCTACCTACGCAAGCAAGGCCAGCGGGTCGCGATCATCGATTGGGACGTTCATCACGGCAACGGCACCCAGGACATCTTCTGGAACGATCCCGACGTGTTGTTCGTGTCGCTGCACGAGGCCGGCATCTATCCGGGCAGCGGTTGGCTGCACGAGCTGGGCGGACCGCAAGCTCCGGGAACCACGATCAACGTAGCCATGCCCGCCCACGCGACAGGCGATGTCTATCGCCACGCGTTCGACACCCTAGTCGCCGACGCCGTCGACTGGTTCGGACCCGACTGGATTCTCGTATCCGCCGGATATGACGCCCATCGATCCGACCCACTCGCCAACGTCGATCTCACCGCCGGCGACTTCGCCACGTTCACAGACCGTGTACTGCAGATGTCCGACGGCCGGCAGACCGTGATGTTCGTCGAGGGCGGATACGACCTGAGGGCGCTTGTCGACTCGGCGAACGCCACTGTCGACCGGCTGGTAGGGGTCGAGTCGCACCGAGAAGCCCCGTCAGAAGGCGGCCCGGGCGCCGACATCGTCGACCAGACGAGGCTGGTGTGGGAAGGTGCCGTCGCCAGCTGA
- a CDS encoding M64 family metallopeptidase has translation MRSKAAAAAFNAMVLGLLTVSSVVGASSAAAQEGPETYEGPAFEDQFVLEGVGPGNCWPLQAVAGTTVDCRFPLIGRVQEPALWQGAVTVRQSTDWDGAEPRPCRFDDDELWCPNVGVNFEFGPVEVSLELEGQTRTLASYEVVEPWTFDYSMSLVGGEEPIAFEGRPLIVSSWRNDLESQESSYVMVRRRLNVSRDDPFETVMIEPLQTPEPGSYEGVETQIDIDLDPGRYAAVLCVGPSQAECSMVPGTYSFQVIDPTLHELVDQHNRPDAARINLVFVGSNLPAGVALPTIARQMLTIGGPAVVDFEGNVSEVSDTTSADEVAHIGFGPFAIEPLRSEVDRFNLWYLDGDLVDQRALFHNADPEFARDGELAGFDLPNTSIVTLHHSHGTFSRSEAWWTSFRGRTDVPQRDEMEFGGAYVSIDARNPLWSATTLAHELGHSLFDLRDEYTEFGRSTQFGYPNCAESAEQADEWWGPLEGQVDPFVHEYAQLLDRFDFWLPDTLIDDVTVGLIEGGCYGSGATAYRPTADSLMNNEIPVFGAVNRARVEALLDRFESRVDLARMEDLNLRCFPATRAEPGAAVRCSGELARFVDAAAGSIELSMAGQVVACSIDRVDDTGVRGVSCPELIATGFAPWTVVVSIDDGLGQVVARIEDATPEQSQPESPVADTTATSEIAVGEGEADNPVAGGGTYDGDVVLISGIFALVVIGIGGWLFSRSNKRARERSERERTQPSGDGEA, from the coding sequence GTGCGATCAAAGGCCGCGGCAGCGGCATTCAACGCAATGGTTCTGGGCCTTTTGACGGTTTCGTCCGTCGTGGGTGCTTCGTCGGCAGCGGCACAAGAGGGGCCCGAGACATACGAGGGGCCGGCTTTCGAAGACCAGTTCGTCCTGGAAGGCGTTGGCCCGGGCAACTGTTGGCCACTGCAAGCCGTGGCCGGAACCACCGTCGACTGCCGCTTTCCCTTGATCGGCCGGGTCCAGGAGCCCGCCTTGTGGCAGGGCGCCGTGACGGTCAGGCAGTCAACCGACTGGGACGGAGCCGAGCCGCGGCCTTGCCGATTCGACGATGACGAGTTGTGGTGTCCAAACGTCGGCGTGAACTTCGAGTTCGGCCCCGTCGAGGTTTCGCTGGAACTCGAAGGTCAGACCCGAACGCTCGCCTCCTACGAAGTGGTCGAGCCATGGACGTTCGACTATTCGATGAGCCTGGTCGGCGGCGAGGAGCCCATCGCCTTCGAAGGTCGACCGTTGATCGTTTCGTCGTGGCGCAACGACCTCGAGTCGCAAGAGTCTTCGTATGTGATGGTCAGGCGGCGGCTGAATGTGAGCCGAGACGATCCGTTCGAGACGGTGATGATCGAGCCGCTGCAGACACCAGAGCCGGGGTCGTACGAAGGCGTCGAAACCCAGATCGACATCGACCTCGACCCGGGCCGCTATGCGGCGGTGTTGTGTGTCGGCCCGTCGCAGGCCGAGTGCTCGATGGTGCCGGGGACGTACTCGTTTCAGGTGATCGACCCGACCTTGCATGAACTCGTCGACCAGCACAATCGGCCTGATGCGGCCAGGATCAACCTTGTCTTCGTCGGGTCGAACCTTCCCGCCGGAGTTGCGCTGCCAACAATCGCCCGCCAGATGCTGACCATCGGCGGCCCGGCTGTGGTCGACTTCGAAGGCAACGTGTCAGAGGTTTCTGACACGACCAGCGCCGACGAAGTGGCCCATATCGGATTCGGGCCCTTCGCCATAGAGCCCCTACGGTCGGAGGTGGACAGGTTCAACCTCTGGTACCTCGATGGCGATCTGGTCGACCAGCGCGCCCTGTTCCACAACGCCGATCCGGAATTCGCCCGAGATGGCGAACTCGCCGGTTTCGATCTGCCCAACACGTCGATTGTCACGTTGCACCACAGTCATGGAACGTTCTCGCGTTCGGAAGCGTGGTGGACCAGCTTCCGGGGCAGAACCGATGTACCACAGCGCGACGAGATGGAATTCGGCGGGGCATATGTGTCCATCGATGCTCGCAACCCGCTTTGGTCTGCGACCACCCTGGCTCACGAGCTGGGTCACTCGTTGTTCGATCTGCGCGACGAATACACCGAGTTCGGGCGATCGACACAGTTCGGATACCCCAACTGCGCCGAAAGCGCCGAACAGGCTGATGAGTGGTGGGGCCCGCTAGAGGGTCAGGTCGACCCGTTCGTTCACGAGTACGCACAACTGCTGGATCGGTTCGATTTCTGGCTGCCAGACACCCTGATCGACGACGTGACCGTGGGCCTGATCGAGGGAGGCTGCTACGGATCGGGAGCCACGGCGTACCGTCCCACAGCCGACAGCCTGATGAACAACGAGATACCGGTGTTCGGGGCAGTGAACCGAGCGCGGGTCGAGGCCCTGCTCGACAGGTTCGAGTCGCGAGTCGATCTGGCCCGCATGGAAGATCTGAACCTGCGCTGCTTCCCGGCGACACGTGCCGAACCGGGTGCAGCTGTGCGCTGCAGCGGTGAGCTGGCCCGGTTCGTCGACGCTGCGGCCGGTTCGATCGAGCTGAGTATGGCCGGACAGGTCGTAGCCTGTTCGATCGACCGAGTCGACGACACGGGAGTGCGCGGAGTGTCTTGCCCAGAACTGATCGCTACGGGATTCGCCCCGTGGACCGTGGTTGTTTCGATCGATGACGGGCTGGGCCAGGTGGTGGCCCGCATCGAAGACGCAACTCCCGAACAATCCCAACCCGAGTCGCCGGTTGCCGACACGACCGCGACGTCCGAGATCGCCGTAGGCGAGGGCGAAGCCGACAATCCGGTCGCGGGCGGTGGAACCTACGACGGTGATGTGGTGTTGATTTCGGGCATCTTCGCGCTGGTGGTCATAGGCATCGGCGGGTGGCTGTTCTCGCGCTCGAACAAACGGGCTCGCGAACGGTCAGAACGCGAGCGGACACAGCCTTCAGGCGACGGTGAGGCCTAG